Proteins encoded within one genomic window of Arachis ipaensis cultivar K30076 chromosome B08, Araip1.1, whole genome shotgun sequence:
- the LOC107610828 gene encoding AAA-ATPase At3g50940-like has translation MKNGITHRVKAGKSEDDKRLAFVINKNQEYERKLRPEIRSYELSFHRKHKEKILNSYLPYVLERGKAIKEGNLVAKLHKHECEGYWKREAMNFNHPISFKTIAIDSKLKKEIIDDLDKFLNGKEFYEKTGRAWKREYLLYGPPGTGKSSLITAMANYLNYDIYDLDLAGVDDNLDLKNLMLRMNNLSLLVVEDIDCSIELQNREEGEENKVTLPGLLNATDGLWSCCNEERIIVFTTNHKERLDPTLPRPGRMDMHIHLSYCTFSAFKQLAFNYLGISHHNLFQEIEGLLGEVRVTPAEIAEELTKKDQFQRALARICQFLA, from the exons CTCATAGAGTTAAAGCAGGAAAATCTGAAGATGATAAGAGACTCGCATTCGTCATTAATAAAAACCAAGAA TATGAGCGAAAACTGAGACCAGAAATAAGGTCTTATGAGCTAAGCTTTCACAGGAAACACAAAGAGAAGATCTTGAATTCTTACTTGCCTTATGTGTTGGAAAGAGGAAAAGCCATCAAAGAAGGTAACTTGGTTGCCAAGCTTCACAAACATGAATGTGAAGGTTATTGGAAAAGAGAAGCTATGAATTTCAATCACCCCATAAGTTTCAAGACAATTGCAATTGATTCTAAGCTTAAAAAGGAAATAATTGATGATTTGGACAAGTttttgaatggcaaagagttctATGAAAAAACTGGGAGAGCTTGGAAAAGAGAGTACTTGCTTTATGGTCCTCCAGGGACCGGCAAGTCTAGCCTCATCACGGCCATGGCCAATTATCTTAACTATGATATCTATGATCTAGATCTCGCTGGTGTAGATGACAATTTGGACTTGAAGAATCTAATGCTTCGGATGAATAACCTTTCCTTACTTGTTGTGGAAGATATTGATTGCAGTATAGAGCTGCAGAacagagaagaaggagaagaaaataag GTAACACTTCCAGGGCTATTGAATGCAACAGATGGTCTATGGTCATGCTGCAACGAGGAACGAATCATCGTGTTCACGACAAATCATAAAGAGAGGCTTGATCCTACTCTTCCAAGGCCTGGAAGAATGGACATGCACATTCACTTGTCATACTGCACTTTCTCTGCTTTTAAACAATTGGCATTCAACTACCTTGGAATCTCACATCACAATCTCTTTCAAGAGATTGAAGGGCTCTTAGGAGAAGTGCGGGTTACTCcagcagaaattgcagaagaactaACAAAAAAAGATCAATTTCAAA